One Osmerus eperlanus chromosome 13, fOsmEpe2.1, whole genome shotgun sequence genomic region harbors:
- the cryba1l1 gene encoding crystallin, beta A1, like 1, with the protein MYRSTRSPMMQSMVNSGMGMAPFFKVTVFEQEHFQGKCQEFTSECCNIQECGLDNIRSIRVESGAWVGFEHHDFQGQQFILERGEYPHWDSYSGSLSYHVERLMSLRPIYCASHQSSRMMIFEKENFMGRSVELCDDYPSLQAMGWCMPEVGSMHVQCGAFVCYQYPGYRGQQYIMECERHSGDYQHWKNWGSHCQTPQIQSIRRIQH; encoded by the exons ATGTACAGATCTACAAGATCCCCAATGATGCAATCTATGGTTAACTCGGGAATGGGCATGGCCCCTTTCTTCAAG GTGACAGTTTTCGAGCAGGAGCACTTCCAGGGAAAGTGCCAGGAGTTCACCTCTGAGTGCTGCAACATCCAGGAGTGTGGCCTGGACAACATCCGCTCCATCAGAGTGGAGAGTGGAGC ctgggtgGGCTTTGAGCACCATGACTTCCAGGGCCAGCAGTTCatcctggagaggggagagtacCCTCACTGGGACTCCTACAGCGGCTCCCTGTCCTACCACGTGGAGCGCCTCATGTCCCTGCGCCCCATCTACTGTGCC tcccACCAGAGCAGCCGTATGATGATCTTTGAGAAGGAGAACTTCATGGGCCGCAGCGTGGAGCTGTGTGACGACTACCCCTCCCTGCAGGCCATGGGCTGGTGCATGCCCGAAGTGGGCTCCATGCACGTGCAGTGTGGCGC ctttGTGTGCTACCAGTACCCTGGATACAGGGGCCAGCAGTACATCATGGAGTGTGAGAGGCACAGCGGAGACTACCAGCACTGGAAGAACTGGGGCTCTCACTGCCAGACCCCCCAGATCCAGTCCATCCGTCGTATCCAGCACTAA